In one window of uncultured Acetobacteroides sp. DNA:
- a CDS encoding desulfoferrodoxin family protein → MKKFTAIIALLLLVSVAFANKTSVQVNAPEKAKKGQEVTITIQVSHSANTKMHHTNWVTLNLNGKEVQRWEYSKKALPPDSNFTLEYKFVPTENTTVTAQGNCNLHGSKGPQTVMLSVQ, encoded by the coding sequence ATGAAGAAATTTACTGCAATCATCGCGCTCCTGCTGCTGGTATCGGTGGCTTTTGCCAACAAGACTTCGGTACAGGTTAATGCCCCCGAAAAGGCTAAGAAGGGGCAGGAGGTTACCATTACCATTCAGGTTTCCCACAGCGCCAACACCAAGATGCACCACACCAACTGGGTGACCCTTAACTTGAACGGGAAAGAGGTTCAGCGCTGGGAGTACTCGAAAAAGGCGCTTCCACCAGACAGCAACTTTACCCTAGAGTATAAGTTTGTGCCTACTGAGAATACAACGGTTACGGCTCAAGGCAACTGCAACCTACACGGTAGCAAAGGGCCTCAAACGGTAATGCTAAGCGTCCAGTAG
- the rlmD gene encoding 23S rRNA (uracil(1939)-C(5))-methyltransferase RlmD — protein MGRKKKPAIENLEIVDVAAEGKAIGRYNDMVVFVPQVIPGDVVNIQVNKMRKNYMEGFVTKLVTPSPLRVKPFCQHFGVCGGCKWQHLPYELQLQYKHKQVVDQLTRIGHLDIPEISPILGSEKVENYRNKLEYTFSSKRWITIEEVQAGAEINQPNALGFHIPGMFDKVLDIEKCHLQAEPSNAIRLAVRDFTLKNGYEFFDIRNQVGFMRNLIIRTASTGEVMVIVVFYYEDAEKRIALLNHLKEQFPQITSLQYIINTKGNDSITDQEVITFAGKDHIIEEMEGLKFKVGPKSFYQTNSEQAYQLYKVARDFAGLTGSEVVYDLYTGTGTIANFVASKAKRVVGVEYVPEAIEDAKVNSEINGITNTTFYAGDMKDVLNDRFIDENGHPDVIILDPPRAGIHEDVANTILRAMPNRIVYVSCNPATQARDIALLAHTYEVKKVQPVDMFPHTHHVENVVLMDRR, from the coding sequence GTGGGAAGAAAGAAGAAACCAGCGATTGAAAACTTGGAAATCGTGGACGTTGCCGCAGAAGGCAAGGCTATTGGACGATATAACGATATGGTAGTATTTGTGCCCCAAGTAATACCTGGTGATGTTGTAAACATCCAGGTAAATAAGATGCGCAAGAACTACATGGAGGGCTTTGTGACTAAGTTGGTAACGCCATCACCGCTACGTGTTAAGCCCTTTTGCCAACACTTTGGCGTATGCGGTGGCTGTAAGTGGCAGCATCTACCTTATGAGTTACAGCTCCAGTACAAGCATAAGCAGGTGGTAGATCAGCTCACACGTATTGGACATCTTGATATACCTGAAATCAGTCCTATTCTGGGCTCCGAAAAGGTGGAAAATTACCGCAATAAGCTTGAATATACCTTTTCGTCAAAAAGATGGATTACCATTGAAGAGGTACAGGCGGGTGCTGAAATCAACCAACCTAATGCACTTGGATTCCATATTCCTGGTATGTTCGACAAGGTGCTCGACATCGAGAAGTGCCACCTACAGGCGGAGCCATCAAATGCTATCCGTTTGGCAGTTCGTGACTTTACCTTAAAGAACGGCTACGAGTTCTTCGATATTCGTAATCAGGTAGGGTTTATGCGTAACCTCATCATCCGTACCGCTTCAACAGGCGAGGTGATGGTGATCGTTGTGTTCTACTACGAGGATGCGGAGAAGCGTATCGCGCTACTCAACCACCTTAAGGAGCAATTCCCTCAGATTACATCGCTGCAGTACATTATCAATACCAAAGGTAACGACAGCATAACCGATCAGGAGGTGATAACGTTTGCGGGAAAAGATCATATTATTGAGGAGATGGAGGGGCTGAAGTTTAAGGTTGGACCCAAATCATTTTACCAAACCAATTCCGAGCAGGCTTATCAACTGTACAAGGTTGCCCGCGATTTTGCTGGACTAACCGGTAGTGAGGTTGTTTACGACCTCTACACGGGTACAGGAACCATTGCCAACTTCGTTGCTTCGAAGGCTAAAAGGGTTGTGGGCGTAGAGTACGTTCCTGAAGCTATTGAAGATGCAAAGGTGAACTCCGAAATTAATGGCATTACCAATACCACCTTTTATGCTGGTGATATGAAGGATGTGCTCAACGATAGATTTATCGATGAGAATGGACACCCCGATGTTATTATCCTCGATCCCCCACGTGCAGGAATCCATGAAGACGTTGCCAATACCATTTTGCGCGCTATGCCTAACCGTATTGTTTACGTAAGCTGCAATCCTGCCACCCAAGCTCGCGATATTGCGCTGCTTGCTCATACCTACGAAGTTAAAAAGGTACAGCCGGTGGATATGTTTCCTCACACTCACCACGTAGAGAATGTGGTGCTGATGGATAGAAGGTAA
- a CDS encoding ATP-binding cassette domain-containing protein, with amino-acid sequence MNDSIFRVLMQFFATIVNYDNRSNKDIAKEIVKNYLYEKEFSDEHSEYYVSLFDECLVNQRRVQSYPFSENPIFTEDTLHLCRQINLEFEQNQKVWLLLQLTEFVGDAFFQNEVYHKFVSLLAYHFNVDQAEFDYAQQFVIAANESEIPLVDKVLVVDADSDFSHPYFKHHYNEKLKGRVYFIHLASVNTFLIKNFGETNLFLNGHSMRNARAYVFGYGSVVRNPKIDPIYYSRIAGKFIQADVLRRILFVATDVSYKFKGSDNGVHPFSFKAESGQLIGILGGSGVGKSTLLNVLNGSLKLHSGRITINGFDIHEEKEVVRGVIGYVPQDDLLIEELTVYENLFFNAKLCFRNYTEEELNDVVNQTIVDFDLDEARDFKVGTPLNKYISGGQRKRLNIALELMRQPSVLFVDEPTSGLSSIDSEKVMLLLKRQILKGKVVIVNIHQPSSDLFKLLDKILVMDQGGRIIFQGNPMDGIVYFRKAAHYFNAEESECMTCGNVNTEVILRVVEARVVNEYGKLTRNRKRSAKEWYQLYLKNVQPKLRSIAHGARTNLPINNFHIPNRLNQFRIFISRSILSKLSDKQYLLMIALEAPLLAIIVGFFTKYTVGDGNDVNRYIFSTNDNIPAYLFMSVVAALFLGMIVSAEEIIKDRKILHRERFLNLSWGSYISSKVFVVFLISAIQMFVFVLLGNHILEIKGMNLIYWIILFSAAACANIIGLNLSSALRSTVAIYVTVPLLLVPQLLFSGVIVDFRKLHHSISNDRYVPFVGDMMISRWAYEALTVSQFKDNTYTQFFYDVDKERSQNNYYSSICIPILMSQLNELQHDYNLKSINEKSLRRLELVNNEFDRLSKLFGDKVTKLSTNSARITKIDPKTIKEHKLILNNLQAYLWQNYNRLSVKKDSIYSSLLSNYKTTEQIVALRHSYENKALSDLVLNKSGVAQSKIVGTEIVQLKDPAYMEPTSSIGKAQFYAPVKIVGNMKIDTKWFNVGVIWIFTILGFIALHENWLLRIMQYIDTIKYRRTEQRISKHRPK; translated from the coding sequence ATGAATGACTCCATTTTTAGGGTTCTGATGCAGTTCTTTGCTACTATCGTCAATTACGATAACCGTAGCAATAAGGACATTGCAAAGGAGATTGTAAAAAACTACCTGTACGAAAAAGAGTTTTCGGATGAACACTCGGAGTACTACGTATCGCTGTTTGATGAATGTTTAGTGAATCAGCGGCGCGTACAGTCGTACCCTTTTTCCGAGAACCCCATTTTTACGGAGGATACCCTTCACCTTTGCCGTCAAATCAACCTGGAGTTCGAGCAGAACCAAAAGGTGTGGCTGCTGCTGCAGCTCACCGAATTTGTTGGCGATGCCTTCTTCCAAAACGAGGTTTACCACAAGTTTGTAAGCCTGCTCGCCTACCATTTCAATGTCGATCAAGCCGAATTCGACTATGCCCAGCAGTTTGTTATTGCGGCAAACGAGAGCGAAATTCCTTTGGTTGATAAGGTGCTGGTTGTCGATGCCGATTCGGACTTTTCGCATCCCTACTTTAAGCATCACTACAACGAGAAGCTAAAGGGGCGGGTTTACTTCATTCATCTGGCTAGCGTAAACACCTTTCTGATAAAGAATTTTGGCGAAACCAACCTTTTCCTAAACGGGCACAGCATGCGCAATGCGCGCGCTTACGTGTTTGGCTACGGTTCGGTTGTCCGAAATCCCAAGATCGATCCCATCTACTATAGCCGAATTGCCGGCAAGTTTATTCAGGCTGATGTTCTTCGGCGTATCCTCTTCGTGGCTACCGACGTTTCCTACAAGTTTAAGGGGAGCGATAACGGCGTCCATCCATTCAGTTTTAAGGCTGAGTCCGGGCAGCTTATCGGGATACTAGGTGGTAGTGGCGTGGGGAAATCCACCCTTCTCAATGTGCTCAATGGTTCGCTGAAGCTTCATTCGGGACGAATCACTATTAATGGGTTCGACATCCACGAGGAGAAGGAGGTGGTACGAGGCGTTATCGGCTACGTTCCTCAGGACGACCTGCTCATCGAGGAGCTAACCGTTTACGAAAACCTTTTCTTCAACGCAAAGCTCTGCTTTAGGAACTATACGGAAGAGGAACTAAACGATGTTGTTAACCAGACCATCGTTGATTTTGACCTCGACGAGGCTCGCGATTTTAAGGTGGGAACCCCCCTTAACAAGTATATCAGCGGGGGACAGCGTAAGCGCCTTAACATCGCGCTCGAGCTGATGCGACAGCCCTCTGTTCTCTTTGTTGATGAGCCCACCTCGGGTCTCTCGTCGATAGATTCAGAGAAGGTAATGCTGCTGCTAAAGCGTCAAATTCTAAAGGGGAAGGTGGTGATCGTAAATATCCACCAGCCCTCATCCGATCTTTTTAAGCTTCTAGATAAAATCTTGGTGATGGATCAAGGTGGGCGCATTATCTTTCAGGGTAACCCGATGGATGGAATTGTTTACTTCCGTAAGGCGGCTCACTACTTTAATGCCGAGGAGAGCGAGTGTATGACCTGCGGTAACGTGAATACCGAGGTTATTCTTAGGGTGGTGGAGGCTCGCGTGGTAAATGAGTATGGTAAGCTAACCCGTAATCGTAAGCGTTCGGCGAAGGAGTGGTACCAGCTTTACCTGAAAAACGTTCAGCCAAAGCTTCGTTCCATTGCTCATGGAGCTAGAACAAATCTGCCAATCAACAATTTTCATATTCCCAATAGGCTAAATCAGTTCAGGATATTTATTTCTAGAAGCATCTTGTCAAAGCTTAGCGACAAGCAATACCTGTTGATGATTGCTCTTGAGGCTCCGTTGCTCGCAATCATCGTTGGATTCTTTACCAAGTACACCGTAGGCGATGGGAACGACGTAAATAGGTACATCTTTAGCACGAACGATAATATCCCTGCTTACCTATTTATGAGCGTAGTGGCGGCGCTATTTCTTGGGATGATTGTTTCGGCAGAGGAAATCATAAAGGATAGGAAGATACTTCATCGTGAGAGATTTTTGAACCTGAGCTGGGGAAGCTACATATCCTCTAAAGTCTTTGTGGTATTTCTCATCTCTGCCATTCAGATGTTTGTATTCGTTCTGTTGGGGAATCATATACTCGAAATAAAGGGGATGAATTTAATTTATTGGATCATTCTATTCTCGGCAGCTGCATGTGCCAATATTATTGGGTTAAATCTATCTTCGGCGCTTCGTTCTACGGTGGCAATTTACGTTACGGTTCCTTTACTTTTGGTGCCGCAGCTGCTCTTTAGCGGTGTAATTGTCGATTTCAGGAAGCTTCATCATTCAATTTCCAATGACAGGTATGTTCCTTTTGTCGGAGATATGATGATTTCCCGATGGGCATACGAAGCATTGACCGTAAGTCAATTCAAGGATAATACTTATACCCAATTCTTTTACGATGTAGATAAGGAGCGTAGCCAAAACAACTACTACTCCAGCATATGCATTCCAATTCTGATGTCTCAGCTTAATGAACTCCAGCACGATTATAACCTGAAGTCGATAAACGAGAAATCGTTAAGGAGATTGGAGTTGGTAAATAATGAATTCGATCGTCTTAGCAAACTGTTTGGTGACAAGGTTACCAAACTTAGTACCAACAGTGCCCGTATTACGAAAATCGATCCTAAAACGATAAAGGAACATAAGTTGATCCTTAATAACCTTCAAGCATACCTTTGGCAGAATTACAACCGATTAAGCGTAAAGAAGGATTCGATATATAGTTCGCTGTTGAGTAACTACAAAACCACTGAGCAGATTGTGGCGTTACGCCATAGTTACGAGAATAAGGCCCTTTCCGATTTAGTATTGAACAAAAGCGGTGTTGCTCAATCAAAAATTGTAGGCACAGAAATCGTTCAGCTTAAAGATCCTGCGTACATGGAGCCAACGTCATCAATTGGGAAAGCCCAATTCTATGCGCCAGTAAAGATTGTTGGGAATATGAAGATTGACACCAAATGGTTCAACGTTGGGGTTATCTGGATCTTTACCATCCTTGGGTTTATTGCGCTGCATGAAAATTGGCTGTTACGCATTATGCAGTACATCGATACTATAAAGTACCGACGAACGGAGCAAAGGATTTCAAAACATCGACCAAAATAG
- the mnmA gene encoding tRNA 2-thiouridine(34) synthase MnmA, whose amino-acid sequence MEKVAVGMSGGIDSTLTAIKLKESGFQVVGVTLWMVDGPKSAKAIEDAELQAKRIGIEHHVVDCSEAFTETIVRPFAEAYLKGETPSPCAWCNPQVKWRQLADFADSIGARYIASGHYVQTAEHNGHYYVLKGEDSKKDQSYYLWMLPESIIRRMVQPLGTILKEQAKQEIRDRHFDDLVPNHESMSVCFLEGMDYRHFIAQLMPERMAEVRPGEVLDEAGNAIGRHSGIPFYTIGQKRGLELTTEREAYIQSMDSASNTITIGKKADLLRSEFRVREVHLIRKEEITPTTPLEVKVRGLGLNPEGYGYLTIEGDAGTVTLDNPAWAISPGQPVVFYIGDRLVGGAMAVS is encoded by the coding sequence ATGGAAAAGGTAGCGGTAGGTATGAGCGGGGGAATAGACAGTACTCTTACGGCAATCAAGCTTAAGGAAAGCGGATTCCAGGTGGTTGGCGTTACGCTCTGGATGGTGGATGGCCCCAAATCGGCCAAGGCTATTGAGGATGCCGAGCTACAGGCGAAGCGCATCGGCATAGAGCACCACGTTGTCGACTGCAGCGAGGCCTTTACGGAAACTATCGTACGCCCATTTGCCGAAGCCTACCTGAAGGGTGAGACGCCCAGCCCCTGCGCCTGGTGCAACCCGCAGGTGAAGTGGCGGCAGCTGGCCGACTTTGCCGACAGCATCGGGGCGAGGTACATCGCCAGCGGCCACTACGTGCAAACGGCCGAGCACAACGGCCACTACTACGTCCTAAAAGGTGAGGACTCAAAAAAAGATCAGTCGTACTACCTGTGGATGCTGCCCGAGAGCATCATCCGCCGGATGGTGCAGCCGCTAGGCACCATCCTAAAGGAGCAGGCCAAGCAGGAGATCCGCGATAGGCACTTCGACGACCTGGTGCCCAACCACGAGAGCATGAGCGTGTGCTTCCTGGAGGGGATGGACTACCGCCACTTCATCGCCCAGCTGATGCCCGAGCGGATGGCCGAGGTACGCCCCGGCGAGGTGCTCGACGAAGCGGGTAACGCCATCGGGAGGCACAGCGGCATCCCCTTCTACACCATCGGGCAAAAGAGGGGCTTGGAACTAACGACCGAGCGCGAGGCCTACATCCAATCCATGGACAGCGCGAGCAACACCATCACCATAGGAAAGAAGGCAGACCTGCTGCGCTCGGAGTTTCGGGTGCGCGAGGTTCACCTTATCCGTAAGGAAGAGATTACCCCCACCACCCCGCTGGAGGTGAAGGTGCGGGGGCTGGGGCTGAACCCCGAGGGGTACGGCTACCTGACCATCGAAGGTGATGCGGGTACGGTTACGCTCGACAACCCGGCGTGGGCCATTTCGCCCGGGCAACCGGTGGTGTTCTACATCGGCGATCGGTTGGTGGGCGGGGCGATGGCAGTGTCGTAG
- a CDS encoding acyltransferase, with protein MKGKIEIVQLLRGIAALLVCFFHMKGILNHGSSQLGTFLFGSGSIGVPLFFMISGFIMVVTTQNSSPTFAYVKGYYLKRAVRILPIYYILTLVLVLGLGEFRYYFIDHYNELLSGLFFFPTYQNHIGPSYGMPPLEVGWSLCYEVFFYILLGVSIFFGRYRWTVLVGLMAVLVYLIPFITNGEVMPLLSGCYGYTSAYFSLMTNPVILFFIVGVLIGLFYISRHSIPNILLSQCLAGIAIVVFILSYFGLITLPKSYYSNILVCGLLLFALLQRNKIKPFVLPKPLVFLGDMSYSLYLVHPLVIIFLPRIFRIFKAGVILASPWYFLIVMSVVLGLSVISYNLIEKQLCSRLISLLVVRHPLN; from the coding sequence ATGAAGGGTAAAATAGAGATTGTACAGCTGTTAAGAGGGATTGCTGCATTATTGGTGTGCTTTTTTCACATGAAGGGGATATTAAATCATGGCAGTAGCCAGTTGGGGACATTCCTTTTTGGGAGCGGATCAATAGGGGTCCCCTTATTCTTTATGATAAGCGGGTTTATTATGGTAGTAACAACCCAGAATAGTAGTCCGACATTTGCTTACGTAAAAGGCTACTATCTCAAAAGGGCTGTTCGCATACTGCCTATTTATTATATACTTACTCTAGTTCTTGTTCTAGGTCTTGGTGAATTCCGCTATTATTTCATCGATCATTACAATGAGTTGCTGTCTGGTCTATTCTTCTTCCCAACTTACCAGAATCACATTGGACCATCATATGGAATGCCTCCTTTAGAGGTGGGTTGGTCGCTCTGCTACGAAGTCTTTTTCTACATTCTTCTGGGCGTGTCCATTTTCTTTGGGCGGTATCGGTGGACTGTGCTAGTTGGATTGATGGCTGTGTTGGTCTATCTTATTCCATTCATTACAAATGGAGAGGTTATGCCATTACTATCGGGCTGCTATGGCTATACATCCGCCTATTTCAGTTTGATGACAAATCCTGTAATTCTCTTCTTTATAGTTGGTGTGCTAATTGGACTGTTCTATATTTCGAGGCATTCAATCCCGAACATTCTTTTGTCTCAATGTCTAGCAGGAATAGCAATTGTTGTATTTATTCTTTCATACTTTGGTCTTATAACGCTGCCTAAAAGTTATTACTCCAATATTTTAGTTTGCGGATTATTGTTGTTTGCACTTTTGCAGCGCAATAAGATAAAACCTTTTGTGCTGCCTAAACCGCTAGTTTTCTTAGGTGATATGTCATACTCGTTATATTTAGTTCATCCGTTGGTTATCATATTTCTTCCGCGCATTTTCCGCATCTTTAAAGCTGGCGTTATTTTAGCAAGTCCATGGTACTTCCTCATTGTAATGTCAGTTGTTCTTGGACTATCAGTCATATCTTATAACCTAATTGAAAAGCAACTTTGCAGTAGGTTGATATCTTTATTGGTTGTGAGACATCCTCTAAATTGA
- a CDS encoding response regulator transcription factor: MSNVNVLLVEDDTNFGSVLKAYLSINEFNVTLVADGARAFKTFIEGEFDICVLDVMLPNVDGFTIARRIKEHNSRIPLIFLTAKTLKNDIQEGFSIGADDYITKPFDSEVLIWKINAILNRDKLSNGAANAPKTTYEIGSYTFDSEVRTLTHSGVEDKLSPREADLLKLLVENANSVLQRDKALLTIWKDDSYFAGRSMDVYITKLRKYLKDDPSIEISSVHGTGFMLKIKH, from the coding sequence ATGAGTAATGTAAACGTACTTTTGGTAGAAGATGACACCAACTTCGGCTCGGTGCTAAAGGCCTACCTCTCCATCAACGAGTTTAACGTAACGCTAGTAGCCGATGGCGCCAGAGCCTTCAAGACGTTCATCGAGGGCGAATTCGACATCTGCGTGCTGGATGTGATGCTGCCTAACGTGGATGGCTTTACCATTGCCCGCCGAATAAAGGAGCACAACTCGCGCATCCCGCTCATCTTTTTAACCGCAAAGACGCTTAAGAACGATATCCAGGAGGGCTTCAGCATTGGGGCCGACGACTACATCACCAAACCCTTCGACTCGGAGGTGCTCATCTGGAAGATAAACGCCATCCTCAATCGCGATAAACTGTCGAACGGTGCCGCCAACGCGCCTAAAACCACCTACGAAATTGGCAGCTACACCTTCGACTCGGAGGTGCGCACCCTTACCCATAGCGGGGTGGAGGATAAGCTGTCGCCCCGAGAGGCCGACCTGCTGAAACTGCTCGTGGAGAACGCCAACAGCGTGCTGCAGCGCGACAAGGCGCTGCTCACCATCTGGAAAGACGACAGCTACTTTGCCGGTAGAAGCATGGATGTGTACATCACCAAGCTGCGCAAGTACCTGAAGGATGACCCCAGCATCGAGATTTCGAGCGTACACGGCACCGGATTTATGCTAAAAATCAAACACTAG
- a CDS encoding HAMP domain-containing sensor histidine kinase, with the protein MKKKAIPGIAILLGAALVAIAVTQLFWLNNAYHIKEEQLNRSVVNAMRSTVNKIEDRYNVSKLLDTFDQRIYGIPSRVKGRTVKGGESSNLMQQDIAYVDSLVNSVLKSSKFSYKDDQNRVIFRIKTPEGMMENSFVLPDLQNPDQWQQYQYGQQNQQPLKLDSHKKKSRKNQKVQQSPFENEISMPFEMKSPANEAASRKEAEQFLRTHIEKRSRRIENAIRQMILEFDTKNQPIEKRIKASLIDSTLKAELRVEGIEVPFEYAIYDDKGDEITGIRSKGYLADKPSSYKTPLFPYDIGSESYSLQLQLDNPRSYILGSLNFLLVGSILLMAFILITFTFTIVTLLKQKRLSEVKSDFVNNVTHEFKTPIATINLAVDSIDNDKVIKKEDAVKYFTGIIRDENRRMNRLVEQVLKMALVERAGLKQNPQTLDIHDVINTAVGHFELQIANKGGTIVKEFNASNPVVEADEMHMLNALVNLIDNAIKYSPSQPFVKICTFNTSNKLNISVIDKGIGMKKDAQRHIFDKFYRHTDGNIHNIKGFGLGLAFVKSIVEAHNGRISVSSELGKGSRFDITIPQKNS; encoded by the coding sequence ATGAAGAAAAAGGCAATACCGGGGATCGCAATTCTGCTTGGAGCAGCGCTAGTAGCCATAGCTGTAACTCAGCTATTTTGGCTTAACAATGCTTACCATATTAAGGAGGAGCAGCTCAACCGATCGGTTGTTAATGCCATGCGCTCGACGGTAAATAAGATAGAAGACCGCTACAACGTTTCGAAGCTGCTTGACACCTTCGATCAGCGCATCTATGGAATTCCGTCGAGGGTGAAGGGGAGAACGGTTAAGGGGGGCGAAAGCAGCAACCTCATGCAGCAGGATATTGCCTATGTTGATTCGTTGGTGAACAGCGTCCTTAAAAGCTCCAAGTTCTCGTACAAGGACGATCAGAATCGCGTTATTTTTAGGATAAAAACGCCAGAAGGGATGATGGAGAACTCCTTCGTGCTTCCCGATCTCCAAAACCCGGATCAGTGGCAGCAGTATCAGTACGGGCAGCAAAACCAGCAGCCCCTAAAACTGGATAGCCATAAAAAGAAGAGCCGGAAGAATCAGAAGGTGCAGCAGAGCCCTTTCGAAAATGAGATAAGCATGCCCTTCGAGATGAAGTCTCCGGCGAATGAGGCGGCATCACGGAAGGAGGCGGAGCAGTTCCTTCGGACGCATATCGAGAAGCGCTCGCGTCGGATTGAGAATGCCATCCGCCAGATGATCCTCGAATTCGACACCAAGAATCAGCCCATTGAGAAGCGGATCAAGGCGTCGCTGATTGACTCCACCCTTAAGGCGGAGCTGCGCGTTGAAGGCATCGAGGTTCCCTTCGAATACGCGATCTACGACGATAAAGGCGATGAGATTACAGGAATTCGGTCGAAGGGCTACCTCGCCGATAAGCCATCGAGCTACAAAACGCCGCTTTTTCCCTACGATATTGGTAGCGAGTCGTACAGCTTGCAGCTGCAACTCGATAATCCGCGCAGCTACATCCTCGGGTCGCTTAATTTCTTGCTGGTGGGGTCAATTCTGCTCATGGCATTCATCCTTATCACGTTTACCTTTACCATTGTGACGCTGCTCAAGCAGAAGCGGCTCTCGGAGGTGAAGAGCGACTTCGTGAACAACGTAACCCACGAGTTTAAGACGCCTATCGCCACCATCAACCTGGCGGTGGACTCCATCGATAACGACAAGGTGATAAAGAAGGAGGATGCCGTTAAGTACTTCACGGGCATTATTCGCGACGAGAACCGTCGGATGAACCGCCTGGTGGAGCAGGTACTTAAGATGGCGCTGGTGGAGCGTGCCGGGCTTAAGCAGAATCCGCAGACGCTCGATATCCACGATGTGATCAACACCGCGGTGGGGCACTTCGAACTGCAAATCGCCAATAAGGGGGGGACTATCGTTAAGGAGTTTAACGCCAGCAACCCGGTTGTGGAGGCCGATGAGATGCATATGCTGAATGCGCTGGTTAACCTCATCGACAATGCCATTAAGTATTCGCCTTCGCAGCCTTTCGTGAAGATTTGTACCTTTAACACCAGCAATAAGCTTAACATCTCGGTAATCGATAAGGGGATTGGCATGAAGAAGGATGCGCAGCGCCACATCTTCGACAAGTTCTACCGCCATACCGACGGGAATATCCATAACATTAAAGGATTTGGCCTGGGGCTAGCCTTCGTGAAGTCGATTGTAGAGGCCCATAACGGAAGGATTAGCGTATCGAGCGAGCTGGGCAAGGGGAGCCGCTTCGACATCACCATTCCACAAAAAAACAGCTAA
- a CDS encoding IS4 family transposase, producing the protein MNSGTYIFKQLCQFLPEDYFEYLVNKYDGNKYIKSFTCWNHFLVMLWAQLTARESLRDIIGSLNAHRSKFYRLGFGKSVCRTTLSEANEKRNVEIFRLFAERVVKIAQDKRGNIEGLFMEGIPHRVLALDSTTVTLKWEAYSWSKVQNGKGGIKVHTMFDILTSIPVYNVITDHDVRDQSVMDYFQYEPDAFYIFDKAYVKLLSLNKIDEAGAFFVVRRKEKMNFEIIEECSCDVHEKGILRDLKIRLSNRWAKARYQKPLRIIYYYNEEKKATLEFFTNNLDLEAHKIAYLYKCRWQIEMYFKWIKQHLRIKQFYGTSENSVKIQIYVGIIAYCLVALVGVELKSKSSPFELLRILSVSLFEKENLKEFLAKAELSENFQPVSNSNLKLF; encoded by the coding sequence ATGAATAGTGGAACCTATATTTTTAAGCAATTATGCCAGTTCTTGCCTGAGGACTACTTCGAATATTTGGTCAATAAGTACGATGGCAACAAGTACATAAAATCGTTTACCTGCTGGAACCATTTCTTGGTTATGCTGTGGGCTCAGCTGACAGCCCGGGAAAGTTTACGCGACATCATCGGATCGCTTAATGCGCATCGGTCAAAGTTTTATCGTTTAGGCTTTGGCAAAAGCGTTTGCCGCACAACGCTGTCTGAAGCAAATGAGAAGCGAAATGTGGAAATATTTCGGCTATTTGCTGAACGAGTTGTTAAGATAGCTCAAGATAAAAGGGGTAACATCGAAGGGCTGTTCATGGAGGGAATCCCTCATCGTGTGCTTGCGTTGGATTCAACAACAGTTACTTTAAAATGGGAAGCGTATTCGTGGTCCAAGGTGCAAAATGGGAAAGGAGGAATTAAGGTTCACACCATGTTTGACATCCTTACAAGCATTCCGGTTTACAATGTAATCACCGACCATGACGTCAGGGATCAAAGCGTTATGGACTACTTTCAATACGAACCGGATGCATTTTACATTTTCGACAAAGCCTATGTCAAACTGTTATCTCTTAACAAAATCGATGAAGCAGGTGCATTTTTTGTAGTGCGAAGGAAAGAGAAAATGAACTTCGAAATTATAGAGGAATGTAGCTGCGATGTCCATGAAAAAGGCATTTTACGCGACTTAAAAATAAGATTGTCGAATCGTTGGGCGAAAGCTCGGTATCAAAAACCTCTGAGAATAATCTACTACTACAACGAAGAGAAGAAAGCAACTCTAGAATTCTTTACGAATAACCTCGATTTAGAGGCGCATAAAATCGCATACCTATACAAGTGTAGATGGCAAATTGAGATGTACTTCAAATGGATAAAGCAGCATTTAAGGATAAAGCAATTTTACGGAACTTCCGAAAACTCTGTAAAAATCCAAATATATGTAGGCATTATCGCCTACTGCTTGGTAGCTCTAGTCGGTGTCGAATTGAAGTCAAAGTCATCGCCATTTGAATTACTTCGAATCTTGAGCGTTTCGCTTTTTGAAAAGGAGAACCTAAAAGAGTTCCTAGCCAAGGCTGAATTATCGGAGAACTTTCAACCTGTAAGCAATTCAAACCTTAAATTATTTTAG